One Pseudonocardia sediminis DNA window includes the following coding sequences:
- a CDS encoding electron transfer flavoprotein subunit alpha/FixB family protein — protein sequence MAEVLVLVDHVEGEIKKTTYELLTAARALGEPSAVVVGAPGTAAKLADGLTAHGAEKIYVAESDSTDFLTPEVTVLESLIGSASPAAVLISGSADGKEVAGRVAVRTNSGLLGDVVGVADGSVSHSVFGGAYTAEAKSNTEHPVITVRPGSIEIAETAGAGAQETVEVPAAPSPQATVTGRELVEAGDRPELTEATVVVSGGRGVGSQDDFTVIEGLADSLGAAVGASRAAVDSGYYPPQFQVGQTGKTVSPQLYIALGISGAIQHRAGMQTSKTIIAINKDDEAPIFEIADYGIVGDLFKVAPQLQEEVAKRKS from the coding sequence ATGGCTGAGGTCCTGGTCCTCGTCGACCACGTCGAGGGCGAGATCAAGAAGACCACCTACGAGCTGCTGACCGCGGCGCGGGCGCTCGGCGAGCCGTCCGCGGTCGTCGTCGGCGCCCCGGGCACCGCGGCGAAGCTGGCCGACGGGCTCACCGCGCACGGCGCGGAGAAGATCTACGTCGCCGAGTCCGACTCGACCGACTTCCTCACCCCCGAGGTGACGGTGCTCGAGTCCCTGATCGGCTCGGCCTCCCCGGCCGCGGTCCTGATCAGCGGCTCCGCCGACGGCAAGGAGGTCGCCGGCCGCGTCGCGGTGCGGACGAACTCCGGACTGCTCGGCGACGTCGTCGGTGTCGCCGACGGTTCGGTGTCGCACTCGGTCTTCGGTGGCGCCTACACCGCCGAGGCGAAGTCGAACACCGAGCACCCGGTCATCACCGTGCGCCCGGGCTCGATCGAGATCGCCGAGACCGCCGGTGCCGGCGCGCAGGAGACCGTCGAGGTCCCCGCCGCGCCGTCGCCGCAGGCCACCGTCACCGGCCGCGAGCTGGTCGAGGCCGGCGACCGCCCGGAGCTGACCGAGGCGACCGTCGTCGTCTCCGGTGGGCGCGGCGTGGGCTCGCAGGACGACTTCACCGTCATCGAGGGCCTGGCCGACTCGCTCGGCGCCGCCGTCGGTGCCTCGCGTGCTGCGGTCGACTCCGGCTACTACCCGCCGCAGTTCCAGGTCGGGCAGACCGGCAAGACGGTGTCGCCGCAGCTCTACATCGCGCTCGGCATCTCCGGTGCGATCCAGCACCGCGCCGGGATGCAGACCTCGAAGACGATCATCGCCATCAACAAGGACGACGAGGCGCCGATCTTCGAGATCGCCGACTACGGCATCGTGGGCGACCTGTTCAAGGTCGCGCCGCAGCTGCAGGAGGAAGTCGCCAAGCGCAAGAGCTGA
- a CDS encoding electron transfer flavoprotein subunit beta/FixA family protein, which produces MKIVALIKQVPDTYSERKLSDSDQTLDREGTEAVIDEINERAVEAALLLKEANDGSEVVVVSMGPDRATDAIRKALSMGADSAVHLSDEAIHGSCAVQTAKALSKVIGTVEGWDLIVAGEQASDGQIGAVPAMIGDVLGVPSLTHVVELEVAGSTVNAKRETDDGVTRLTAELPAVVSIGEKANEPRYPSFKGIMAAKKKPVTTLDLAGAGIDASEVGLANALTSVTSAAPKPPKQAGEKVTDEGDGGAKIAEYLVGQKLI; this is translated from the coding sequence ATGAAGATCGTCGCACTGATCAAGCAGGTGCCCGACACCTACTCCGAACGCAAGCTCTCCGACTCCGACCAGACTCTGGACCGTGAGGGCACCGAGGCCGTCATCGACGAGATCAACGAGCGCGCGGTCGAGGCGGCGCTGTTGCTCAAGGAGGCCAACGACGGCTCCGAGGTCGTCGTCGTGTCGATGGGCCCGGACCGCGCGACCGACGCGATCCGCAAGGCGCTGTCGATGGGCGCGGACTCCGCGGTGCACCTCTCGGACGAGGCCATCCACGGCTCGTGCGCGGTGCAGACCGCGAAGGCGCTGTCGAAGGTGATCGGCACCGTCGAGGGCTGGGACCTGATCGTCGCCGGCGAGCAGGCCTCCGACGGCCAGATCGGCGCCGTCCCGGCGATGATCGGTGACGTGCTGGGCGTCCCGTCGCTGACCCACGTGGTCGAGCTCGAGGTCGCCGGTTCGACGGTCAACGCCAAGCGCGAGACCGACGACGGCGTGACCCGTCTGACCGCCGAGCTCCCGGCCGTGGTGTCGATCGGCGAGAAGGCCAACGAGCCCCGCTACCCCTCGTTCAAGGGGATCATGGCCGCGAAGAAGAAGCCGGTCACCACGCTCGACCTGGCCGGTGCCGGGATCGACGCCTCCGAGGTCGGTCTGGCCAACGCGCTCACCAGCGTCACGAGCGCCGCCCCGAAGCCGCCGAAGCAGGCCGGCGAGAAGGTCACCGACGAGGGCGACGGCGGCGCGAAGATCGCCGAGTACCTGGTCGGCCAGAAGCTCATCTGA
- a CDS encoding class I SAM-dependent methyltransferase gives MSTHPDVDTGLPLTGERTVPGIAEENYWFRRHEVVYAAIAADCSGAVVLEAGCGEGYGADLLAGTARQVLALDYDVLTAEHVHRRYPRVGIARANLVALPVATGSVDVLVSLQVIEHLWEQERFLRECARVLRPGGRLLVSTPNRITFSPGRDTPLNPFHTRELDPDELAGLVTGAGFDDVSVRGLSHGRHIRALDRKYRGSFVDAQLAVAVSGKPWPAELREDVTGIRASDFVLHDDDLRDSLDLLVAARRP, from the coding sequence GTGAGCACCCACCCCGACGTCGACACCGGCCTCCCGCTGACCGGTGAGCGGACCGTGCCCGGCATCGCCGAGGAGAACTACTGGTTCCGCCGCCACGAGGTCGTCTACGCCGCGATCGCCGCGGACTGCTCGGGCGCGGTGGTGCTGGAGGCCGGCTGCGGTGAGGGCTACGGCGCGGACCTCCTGGCCGGGACCGCACGCCAGGTGCTCGCCCTGGACTACGACGTCCTGACCGCGGAGCACGTCCACCGCCGCTACCCGCGGGTCGGGATCGCGCGGGCGAACCTGGTCGCGCTGCCGGTCGCCACCGGGTCGGTCGACGTGCTGGTGTCGCTGCAGGTGATCGAGCACCTGTGGGAGCAGGAGCGGTTCCTGCGCGAGTGCGCCCGGGTACTGCGACCGGGCGGGCGGCTGCTGGTCTCGACGCCGAACCGGATCACGTTCTCCCCCGGCCGCGACACCCCGCTCAACCCGTTCCACACCCGCGAGCTCGACCCCGACGAGCTCGCCGGGCTCGTCACCGGCGCCGGGTTCGACGACGTCTCGGTGCGCGGGCTCTCCCACGGCCGCCACATCCGGGCGCTGGACCGGAAGTACCGGGGCTCGTTCGTCGACGCGCAGCTGGCCGTCGCGGTGTCCGGGAAGCCGTGGCCGGCGGAGCTGCGCGAGGACGTCACCGGCATCCGCGCGAGCGACTTCGTACTGCACGACGACGACCTGCGCGACAGCCTCGACCTGCTGGTCGCGGCCCGCCGCCCGTGA
- a CDS encoding glycoside hydrolase family 57 protein, producing MTGAGDPQNPVGTFCLVLHSHLPLLAHHGRWPVGEEWLYQSWAHAYLPVTAMLRRLAAEGRRDLLTLGVTPVLASQLDDPHCLRGVHDWLGGWTLRAHSAATRLPDLAAHEHRVSTAATEEFERHWRHGGSPVLRGLSDAGAVELLGGPAAHPFAPLLDPRVRRFSLTSGLADHALRLGSAPSGIWAPECGYAPGMERGYADAGVSRFLVDGPALRGRTGLARPVGDSDVLCVGRDLEITYRVWSPRKGYPGSAEYRDFHTWDHDSGLKPARVTGRRVPSERKRGYDPDLAAAAVQRDARDFVDTVVARLTGLRDELGRPGLTVAAFDTELFGHWWHEGPQWLEAVLRALPEAGVAVRTLGGAVADGLVGDPVELDECSWGSGKDWRVWAGPQVCDIVERNAEVQRDLLAAVDAVPAATGPDAALTRSGGGPVRDPLRDLLADQALHALSSDWAFMVSKDSAAGYARDRAGLHAGRVRELSGLLRDGRRRAATRRVEHWTDARTPTFGHLDARDLLAPPD from the coding sequence GTGACGGGGGCGGGCGATCCACAGAACCCGGTCGGCACGTTCTGCCTGGTCCTGCACTCGCACCTGCCGCTGCTGGCGCACCACGGGCGCTGGCCGGTCGGCGAGGAGTGGCTCTACCAGTCCTGGGCGCACGCTTACCTCCCGGTGACGGCGATGCTGCGCCGTCTCGCCGCGGAGGGCCGTCGCGACCTGCTCACCCTCGGCGTCACCCCGGTGCTCGCCTCGCAGCTCGACGACCCGCACTGCCTGCGCGGGGTGCACGACTGGCTCGGCGGCTGGACGCTGCGCGCGCACTCCGCCGCGACCCGCCTGCCCGACCTGGCCGCGCACGAGCACCGCGTCTCCACGGCCGCGACGGAGGAGTTCGAGCGGCACTGGCGCCACGGCGGGTCCCCGGTGCTGCGCGGGCTGTCCGACGCCGGCGCCGTCGAGCTGCTGGGCGGTCCGGCCGCGCACCCGTTCGCACCCCTGCTCGACCCGCGGGTGCGCCGCTTCTCGTTGACCTCCGGGCTGGCCGACCACGCGCTGCGGCTCGGCTCCGCGCCGTCCGGGATCTGGGCGCCGGAGTGCGGCTACGCGCCGGGGATGGAGCGCGGGTACGCCGACGCCGGGGTGTCCCGGTTCCTCGTCGACGGCCCGGCGCTGCGCGGGCGCACCGGGCTGGCCCGGCCGGTCGGCGACTCCGACGTGCTGTGCGTCGGGCGTGACCTGGAGATCACCTACCGGGTGTGGTCGCCGCGCAAGGGCTACCCCGGCTCGGCCGAGTACCGGGACTTCCACACCTGGGACCACGACTCCGGGCTCAAGCCGGCGCGGGTGACCGGGCGCCGGGTCCCGTCCGAACGCAAGCGCGGCTACGACCCGGACCTGGCCGCGGCCGCGGTGCAGCGGGACGCGCGGGACTTCGTCGACACCGTCGTCGCGCGTCTGACGGGGCTGCGCGACGAGCTCGGCCGTCCGGGGCTGACCGTCGCCGCGTTCGACACCGAGCTGTTCGGGCACTGGTGGCACGAGGGGCCGCAGTGGCTCGAGGCCGTCCTGCGCGCGCTGCCCGAGGCCGGGGTGGCGGTGCGCACGCTGGGCGGTGCCGTCGCCGACGGGCTGGTCGGCGATCCCGTGGAGCTCGACGAGTGCTCGTGGGGTTCGGGCAAGGACTGGCGGGTCTGGGCCGGGCCGCAGGTCTGCGACATCGTCGAGCGCAACGCCGAGGTGCAGCGTGACCTGCTCGCGGCCGTCGACGCCGTCCCGGCCGCCACCGGCCCGGACGCCGCGCTCACCCGGTCCGGCGGCGGCCCGGTCCGCGACCCGCTGCGCGACCTGCTCGCCGACCAGGCGTTGCACGCGCTGTCCAGCGACTGGGCGTTCATGGTCAGCAAGGACTCCGCGGCCGGCTACGCCCGCGACCGCGCCGGTCTGCACGCCGGCCGGGTCCGCGAGCTGTCCGGGCTGCTCCGCGACGGCCGCCGCCGCGCCGCCACCCGCCGGGTGGAGCACTGGACCGACGCCCGCACACCCACGTTCGGCCACCTCGACGCCCGCGACCTCCTCGCCCCGCCGGACTGA
- a CDS encoding glycosyltransferase family 4 protein — translation MRVLMVSWEFPPVVVGGLGRHVHALSRELVAAGHEVVVLSRQPIGTDATTHPTVTDDVDGVRVLRVAEDPPHLEFFTDMVAWTLAMGHALVRHALVSLLPDWRPDVVHAHDWLVAHPAVALADIAGVPLVATLHATEAGRHAGWLSAPLNRQVHSCEWWLANRADAVVTCSEAMRTEVATLYDLDPDRVSVVHNGIDAGRWRVPRAAAQAARDARAASPGPQLVYFGRLEYEKGVQDLIAALPRIRRRHPGTRLLVAGSGTQREFLDERVAAHRVGRSVEFLGHLPDAELAALLRTADAVVLPSRYEPFGIVALEAAAVGATLVASTAGGLGEVVRDGETGLAFAPGDVPGIADAVSRALSDPAAAARRARAGKARLRRDFDWTAIAADTAAIYAGAPNGGPRPLARPKIPTGNVLGRS, via the coding sequence ATGCGGGTGCTGATGGTCAGCTGGGAGTTCCCGCCGGTGGTCGTCGGCGGTCTGGGGCGGCACGTGCACGCCCTGTCCCGTGAGCTCGTCGCGGCCGGGCACGAGGTCGTGGTGCTCTCCCGGCAGCCGATCGGGACCGACGCGACGACGCATCCGACCGTCACCGACGACGTCGACGGGGTGCGGGTGCTGCGCGTCGCGGAGGACCCGCCGCACCTGGAGTTCTTCACCGACATGGTCGCGTGGACGCTCGCGATGGGGCACGCGCTCGTGCGGCACGCGCTGGTCTCGCTGCTGCCGGACTGGCGTCCGGACGTCGTGCACGCCCACGACTGGCTCGTCGCGCACCCGGCGGTCGCGCTCGCCGACATCGCCGGGGTCCCGCTGGTGGCGACGCTGCACGCCACCGAGGCGGGCCGGCACGCCGGGTGGCTCTCGGCCCCGCTGAACCGGCAGGTGCACTCGTGCGAGTGGTGGCTGGCGAACCGGGCCGACGCCGTCGTCACGTGCTCGGAGGCGATGCGCACCGAGGTGGCGACGCTCTACGACCTCGACCCGGACCGGGTCTCGGTGGTGCACAACGGCATCGACGCCGGCCGCTGGCGGGTCCCGCGGGCCGCGGCGCAGGCCGCCCGGGACGCGCGCGCGGCCTCACCGGGACCGCAGCTCGTCTACTTCGGACGGCTGGAGTACGAGAAGGGCGTCCAGGACCTGATCGCGGCGCTGCCCCGGATCCGCCGGCGCCACCCCGGCACGCGGCTGCTGGTCGCCGGGTCCGGGACGCAGCGGGAGTTCCTCGACGAACGGGTCGCCGCGCACCGGGTCGGGCGCAGCGTGGAGTTCCTCGGGCACCTGCCCGACGCCGAGCTGGCCGCTCTGCTGCGCACCGCGGACGCGGTCGTGCTGCCGAGCCGCTACGAGCCGTTCGGGATCGTCGCGCTGGAGGCGGCCGCGGTCGGGGCGACGCTCGTGGCGTCGACGGCCGGTGGTCTCGGCGAGGTCGTCCGCGACGGCGAGACGGGTCTCGCCTTCGCCCCCGGCGACGTGCCGGGGATCGCCGACGCCGTCTCCCGGGCCCTGTCCGACCCCGCCGCGGCCGCCCGCCGGGCCCGCGCCGGGAAGGCCCGCCTGCGCCGCGACTTCGACTGGACGGCCATCGCCGCCGACACCGCCGCGATCTACGCCGGCGCCCCGAACGGCGGCCCCCGTCCACTGGCCCGCCCGAAGATCCCCACCGGCAACGTCCTCGGTCGCTCCTGA
- a CDS encoding acyltransferase: MGRTWDRVRGRDPEQVRLFGLDSLRWVLGNRAYTPWYLLRYWRLLKLRITHPQVVLRGMVFLGRGVEIEARPGFGRLEIGRWVHIGDGTSLRCHEGSMRIGDKVVFGRNNTVNCYLDVEIGAATLVADWVYVTDFDHVTADVHTPIKDQGITKTPVRIGPECWLGVKTSVLRGTRIGRGSVLGAHAVARGDLPAYAIAVGAPARVVRDRQADYEAAAAERAAIADMARKADKAVQARLHRG, encoded by the coding sequence ATGGGCAGGACGTGGGACCGGGTGCGCGGACGCGACCCCGAGCAGGTGAGGCTCTTCGGCCTCGACTCGCTGCGCTGGGTGCTGGGCAACCGCGCGTACACGCCCTGGTACCTGCTGCGGTACTGGCGGCTGCTGAAGCTGCGGATCACCCACCCGCAGGTGGTGCTGCGCGGGATGGTGTTCCTCGGGCGCGGGGTGGAGATCGAGGCCCGCCCCGGGTTCGGCCGCCTGGAGATCGGACGCTGGGTGCACATCGGCGACGGCACGTCGCTGCGATGCCACGAGGGCTCGATGCGGATCGGCGACAAGGTCGTGTTCGGCCGCAACAACACCGTCAACTGCTACCTCGACGTCGAGATCGGCGCGGCGACCCTGGTCGCGGACTGGGTCTACGTCACCGACTTCGACCACGTCACCGCGGACGTGCACACCCCGATCAAGGATCAGGGCATCACCAAGACGCCGGTGCGGATCGGGCCCGAGTGCTGGCTCGGGGTGAAGACGTCGGTGCTGCGCGGCACCCGGATCGGGCGGGGCTCCGTGCTCGGGGCGCACGCCGTCGCCCGCGGTGACCTGCCCGCCTACGCGATCGCCGTCGGCGCCCCGGCCCGCGTCGTCCGCGACCGGCAGGCCGACTACGAGGCCGCCGCCGCCGAACGCGCCGCCATCGCCGACATGGCCCGCAAGGCCGACAAGGCCGTCCAGGCCCGCCTGCACCGCGGCTGA
- a CDS encoding PfkB family carbohydrate kinase: MQERCGDAVVVVGAVNVDLVVAAARLPGPGETVVGGDLARYGGGKGANAAVAAARAGAPVELVGAVGADAEGTGAVDELCAEGVGTCGVARLDGVPTGVALIVTDDAGENQIAVGAGANARVDADAVRTALDGVLDRAGCVLVSTEIPDDAVVAAVRAAGAAGVACVLNPAPVTGAVLDLLGDAPVLTPNRSELADLHTRAGLPDAADDRARAVALAGRTGAPVVVTLGGDGVLLAHPDGAVREIPAGAAQVRDTTGAGDTFNGVLAAGLAAGRDLSDAAATAVVAASLSVASEGARTGMPRAAEIDAARG; encoded by the coding sequence GTGCAGGAGCGGTGTGGCGACGCGGTCGTCGTGGTCGGGGCGGTCAACGTGGACCTGGTGGTGGCGGCCGCGCGGCTGCCCGGGCCGGGGGAGACCGTCGTCGGCGGGGACCTGGCGCGCTACGGCGGCGGCAAGGGCGCGAACGCCGCGGTCGCCGCGGCGCGGGCCGGTGCGCCGGTGGAGCTCGTCGGCGCGGTCGGCGCCGACGCCGAGGGCACCGGGGCCGTCGACGAGCTGTGCGCGGAGGGCGTCGGGACCTGCGGTGTCGCCCGCCTCGACGGCGTCCCGACCGGGGTGGCGCTGATCGTCACCGACGACGCGGGGGAGAACCAGATCGCGGTCGGGGCCGGGGCGAACGCCCGGGTGGACGCGGACGCGGTACGCACGGCGCTCGACGGCGTCCTGGACCGGGCCGGGTGCGTGCTCGTCAGCACGGAGATCCCGGACGACGCGGTCGTCGCCGCCGTGCGCGCCGCCGGTGCGGCCGGCGTGGCGTGCGTGCTCAACCCGGCGCCGGTCACCGGTGCCGTGCTCGACCTGCTCGGCGACGCTCCGGTGCTCACCCCGAACCGCTCCGAGCTGGCCGACCTGCACACCCGCGCCGGGTTGCCGGACGCCGCCGACGACCGGGCCCGCGCGGTGGCCCTGGCCGGGCGGACCGGGGCGCCGGTCGTGGTCACCCTGGGCGGGGACGGGGTGCTGCTGGCCCACCCGGACGGCGCGGTGCGGGAGATCCCCGCCGGGGCGGCGCAGGTCCGCGACACCACCGGCGCCGGCGACACGTTCAACGGGGTGCTGGCCGCCGGTCTCGCCGCGGGCCGCGACCTGTCCGACGCCGCCGCCACGGCCGTCGTCGCGGCGTCGCTGTCGGTCGCGTCCGAGGGCGCGCGGACCGGGATGCCCCGCGCGGCGGAGATCGACGCCGCCCGGGGCTGA
- a CDS encoding nucleoside hydrolase, which produces MPTPLIIDTDPGVDDAVALVLALRSPEVDVRAVVAAFGNVALDDTLRNARQLVALLGRSDVPVAAGASRPLVHDLPARAGHVHGVDGLGGRSAGLTDLAPLDPRPGVDLMADVLRGATEPVTIASIGPLTDTALLLATHPELTERIGRVVVMGGALGAGNVTGAAEFNVHIDPEAAHRVLTQAEVPVTLVPLDLTLRCMVGTPWLERLAGADPVCAELAAMIVPYHAFYSADHGRDAVAMHDALALLECVAPGSLRTTPLPVRVACDLGPARGATVADHSADATGPRVQVALDADVPTVLEAVLTRLASV; this is translated from the coding sequence GTGCCGACACCGCTGATCATCGACACCGACCCCGGCGTGGACGACGCGGTCGCGCTGGTCCTCGCGCTGCGCAGCCCCGAGGTCGACGTGCGCGCGGTCGTCGCCGCGTTCGGCAACGTCGCGCTCGACGACACGCTTCGCAACGCCCGTCAGCTGGTCGCGCTGCTCGGACGCTCCGACGTCCCGGTGGCCGCGGGCGCGTCCCGGCCGCTCGTCCACGACCTCCCCGCCCGGGCCGGGCACGTGCACGGCGTGGACGGCCTCGGCGGGCGATCCGCCGGGCTCACCGACCTCGCGCCGCTCGACCCGCGCCCCGGCGTCGACCTGATGGCCGACGTCCTGCGCGGGGCGACCGAACCGGTCACGATCGCCTCGATCGGGCCGCTGACCGACACCGCACTGCTGCTGGCCACCCATCCCGAGCTGACGGAGAGGATCGGCCGGGTCGTGGTCATGGGCGGCGCGCTGGGTGCCGGCAACGTGACCGGCGCGGCCGAGTTCAACGTCCACATCGACCCCGAGGCCGCGCACCGCGTGCTCACCCAGGCCGAGGTGCCGGTGACGCTCGTGCCGCTGGACCTGACGCTGCGCTGCATGGTCGGCACGCCGTGGCTGGAACGGCTGGCCGGGGCCGACCCGGTGTGCGCGGAGCTGGCCGCGATGATCGTCCCGTACCACGCGTTCTACTCGGCCGACCACGGCCGCGACGCCGTCGCGATGCACGACGCGCTGGCCCTGCTGGAGTGCGTCGCCCCGGGGTCGCTGCGCACCACGCCGCTGCCGGTACGGGTGGCCTGCGACCTCGGCCCGGCCCGCGGCGCCACGGTGGCCGACCACTCCGCAGACGCGACCGGCCCGCGGGTGCAGGTCGCCCTCGACGCCGACGTCCCCACCGTCCTGGAGGCGGTGCTCACCCGCCTGGCCTCGGTGTGA
- a CDS encoding response regulator transcription factor: MTDPYGVTSGRGGGIGTVEHDESIGVVVVGRPPVPSTVRVLDTPAPPDLAASVARHRPRMVLIDLDAGRDAGVVAIATLATRSPDVPIVASSAAAEHSTVLDAVRAGATGYAVGADPTSMAGIVDAVVEGRPAFSPGLAAVVLDAVAAPAAASAPPLSPRESDVLRLVVEGLTARQIAGRLVLSPRTVENHVQRLLRKFGVPGRGALVRYAIEHGLA; this comes from the coding sequence ATGACTGATCCATACGGGGTGACGAGCGGACGCGGCGGGGGAATCGGCACGGTGGAGCACGACGAGTCCATCGGCGTCGTCGTCGTCGGACGCCCCCCGGTGCCGTCGACGGTCCGCGTCCTCGACACCCCGGCGCCGCCCGATCTGGCCGCCTCCGTGGCCCGGCACCGTCCGCGGATGGTCCTGATCGACCTGGACGCCGGCCGTGACGCGGGGGTGGTCGCCATCGCGACCCTGGCCACCCGCTCGCCGGACGTCCCGATCGTCGCCTCCTCGGCCGCGGCCGAGCACTCGACCGTCCTCGACGCCGTGCGCGCAGGGGCCACCGGGTACGCGGTCGGGGCGGACCCGACGTCGATGGCCGGCATCGTCGACGCCGTCGTCGAGGGACGTCCGGCGTTCAGCCCCGGACTGGCCGCGGTGGTGCTCGACGCCGTCGCCGCTCCGGCCGCGGCGAGCGCACCACCGCTGAGCCCGCGCGAGTCCGACGTCCTGCGCCTGGTCGTCGAGGGCCTCACCGCACGCCAGATCGCCGGACGCCTGGTGCTCTCCCCGCGCACGGTGGAGAACCACGTCCAACGGCTGCTGCGCAAGTTCGGCGTCCCCGGCCGCGGCGCCCTGGTCCGCTACGCGATCGAGCACGGTCTGGCGTAG
- a CDS encoding response regulator has translation MGDEQAVRVMVVDDHPIWREGVARDLTDRGCEVVATAPDGPAAVRIATAVRPDVVLMDLNLGATSGVDAIGEIMGRLPDTRILVLSASGEHADVLEAVKAGATGYLVKSAGVDELLDAVRRTARGVAVFTPGLAGLVLGEFRRMADAPARPQGGAGGDVPVPALTERETEVLRLVAKGLTAKQIGERLVVSHRTVESHIQNTLRKLQLHNRSQLVRYAIEQGLADD, from the coding sequence ATGGGGGACGAGCAGGCGGTGCGGGTGATGGTCGTCGACGACCACCCCATCTGGCGCGAGGGAGTCGCCCGTGACCTGACCGACCGGGGCTGCGAGGTCGTGGCCACCGCACCCGACGGCCCGGCCGCGGTGCGGATCGCCACCGCCGTGCGCCCCGACGTGGTCCTGATGGACCTCAACCTGGGCGCGACGTCCGGTGTGGACGCGATCGGCGAGATCATGGGCCGGCTCCCCGACACCCGGATCCTGGTGCTCTCCGCGAGCGGCGAGCATGCCGACGTGCTGGAGGCGGTCAAGGCCGGCGCCACCGGCTACCTGGTGAAGTCGGCCGGGGTGGACGAGCTGCTCGACGCCGTGCGGCGCACCGCCCGCGGGGTCGCGGTGTTCACGCCGGGGCTGGCCGGGCTGGTGCTGGGGGAGTTCCGGCGGATGGCCGACGCGCCCGCGCGCCCGCAGGGCGGGGCGGGTGGGGATGTCCCGGTCCCGGCCCTGACCGAGCGCGAGACCGAGGTGCTGCGCCTGGTCGCCAAGGGCCTGACGGCCAAGCAGATCGGTGAGCGCCTCGTCGTCTCGCACCGCACCGTGGAGAGCCACATCCAGAACACGCTGCGCAAGCTGCAGCTGCACAACCGGTCCCAGCTCGTCCGGTACGCGATCGAGCAGGGCCTCGCGGACGACTGA
- the macS gene encoding MacS family sensor histidine kinase: protein MEHPLEPFWRGIIAYRVLTLITVIAVTLYHLPGYSSMLGAVGVLVAMTAWTLVTSWGYLGGLPGAPDHRGRLALADLAVCVAVMATTPLIVTDAALDLGQPGMGSIWTSGSVLACAVAHRVRGGVAAALVISGALVLSKQRLGVLELGDIQLLVLAGLTVGFASRVLTRTAARLRRLAAEQAADAERERLTRSIHDGVLQVLAHVQRRGSEIGGGAAELGTLAGEQEVALRTLLTAGAGNSDASGHRDLGAALRTLSSPRVTVSAPAHALELAAPTVDEIEAAVRAALANVVAHAGPDARAWVLVEAVRDERGGDALEVSVRDDGPGIPEGRLAKAEAEGRLGVARSIRGRVEQLGGTLTLDTGPDRGTEWVLRVARTDGAAQL, encoded by the coding sequence GTGGAGCATCCGCTCGAGCCGTTCTGGCGCGGCATCATCGCCTACCGGGTGCTGACGCTGATCACCGTCATCGCGGTGACGCTCTACCACCTTCCGGGCTACTCCTCGATGCTCGGCGCGGTCGGGGTGCTGGTCGCGATGACCGCCTGGACCCTGGTCACGTCCTGGGGCTACCTGGGCGGACTGCCCGGCGCCCCGGACCATCGCGGGCGCCTGGCGCTGGCCGACCTCGCCGTCTGCGTCGCGGTCATGGCGACCACCCCGCTGATCGTCACCGACGCGGCGCTCGACCTCGGGCAACCGGGCATGGGCTCCATCTGGACGTCCGGTTCGGTGCTGGCCTGCGCCGTCGCCCACCGGGTGCGCGGCGGCGTGGCCGCGGCGCTGGTGATCTCCGGAGCACTGGTGCTGTCCAAGCAGCGTCTCGGGGTGCTCGAGCTCGGTGACATCCAGCTGCTCGTGCTCGCCGGGCTGACCGTCGGGTTCGCCTCCCGGGTGCTCACCCGCACCGCGGCCCGCCTGCGCCGCCTCGCCGCGGAGCAGGCCGCCGACGCCGAGCGCGAACGCCTGACCCGATCCATCCACGACGGTGTGCTGCAGGTCCTCGCGCACGTGCAGCGCCGCGGCTCCGAGATCGGGGGCGGTGCCGCCGAGCTGGGCACGCTCGCCGGGGAGCAGGAGGTCGCGCTGCGCACCCTGCTCACCGCCGGCGCCGGGAACTCCGACGCCTCCGGGCACCGTGACCTCGGCGCCGCACTGCGCACGCTGTCCTCGCCGCGCGTCACCGTCTCCGCGCCGGCGCACGCCCTGGAGCTCGCCGCGCCGACCGTCGACGAGATCGAGGCCGCGGTGCGGGCCGCGCTGGCCAACGTCGTGGCGCACGCCGGTCCGGACGCGCGGGCGTGGGTGCTCGTCGAGGCCGTGCGCGATGAGAGGGGCGGCGACGCGCTGGAGGTCAGCGTCCGCGACGACGGCCCCGGCATCCCGGAGGGGCGCCTGGCCAAGGCCGAGGCGGAGGGCCGGCTCGGCGTGGCGCGCTCGATCCGTGGCCGCGTCGAGCAGCTGGGTGGCACGCTGACTCTCGACACGGGACCGGACCGCGGGACCGAATGGGTGCTGCGGGTGGCCCGGACGGACGGCGCAGCGCAGTTGTAG